One region of Mucilaginibacter gotjawali genomic DNA includes:
- a CDS encoding adenylate/guanylate cyclase domain-containing protein, producing MMAKILVVDDEADLELLIKQKFRRKIRENVYEFVFAQNGEEALQRIAEHPDLDIILSDINMPVMDGLVLLSKLPDANPIVRAVMVSAYGDMHNIRMAMNGGAFDFVCKPVDFEDLDLTMEKTVNHVTQVRETIKAIKENNILKMYVDENVLNFMTHKEFENNLAANEVLEATVMFVDICGFTAITENVPANTVVNIINSLFDKIVKEILAQKGHVDKFMGDAVMAVFRGNYHLDRAIDAALSIKEQLKSVEEIISGDKIFRPQVSIGINSGEMVSGNIGATSLKRLDYTVIGDAVNLAQRLQSTAKANQIIISEEVYEKAKESFKCEKIGEVTLKNKAKPVVIYEVLE from the coding sequence ATGATGGCCAAGATTTTAGTAGTTGACGACGAGGCAGACCTGGAGTTGCTGATCAAACAAAAATTTCGCCGTAAGATCAGGGAAAATGTTTATGAATTTGTGTTTGCGCAAAATGGTGAAGAGGCGCTGCAACGCATTGCCGAGCACCCCGACCTGGATATTATATTAAGTGATATTAATATGCCAGTTATGGATGGTTTGGTATTATTGAGCAAGCTGCCTGATGCCAACCCGATAGTAAGGGCGGTAATGGTTTCGGCTTATGGCGATATGCACAATATCCGCATGGCCATGAATGGCGGCGCATTTGACTTTGTATGCAAGCCTGTTGATTTTGAGGACCTCGACCTCACTATGGAGAAAACAGTAAACCATGTAACCCAGGTGCGCGAAACTATTAAAGCCATCAAGGAAAACAATATCCTGAAAATGTACGTGGATGAGAATGTGCTCAATTTTATGACACATAAGGAGTTTGAGAATAACCTGGCCGCGAATGAGGTACTGGAAGCAACGGTAATGTTTGTTGATATTTGCGGCTTTACTGCTATTACTGAAAACGTGCCGGCAAATACGGTCGTTAACATCATCAATAGCCTTTTTGATAAAATTGTGAAAGAGATCCTGGCACAAAAGGGGCATGTTGACAAATTTATGGGGGATGCCGTAATGGCCGTTTTCAGGGGCAACTACCACCTGGACCGGGCTATTGACGCGGCACTTTCCATCAAAGAGCAACTTAAATCGGTGGAGGAGATCATTAGCGGGGATAAGATTTTCAGGCCGCAGGTTTCTATCGGCATCAACTCGGGCGAAATGGTGTCCGGCAATATCGGCGCCACATCATTAAAACGGCTTGATTATACAGTGATTGGCGACGCGGTTAACCTGGCACAGCGACTACAGTCAACAGCAAAGGCCAACCAAATCATCATCAGCGAAGAAGTTTACGAGAAAGCCAAAGAATCTTTCAAATGCGAAAAAATTGGCGAGGTAACGTTGAAAAATAAAGCGAAGCCCGTGGTGATCTATGAGGTTTTGGAATAG
- a CDS encoding response regulator, which yields MHTKILVVDDEADVQPLFIQRFRKEIKNGEFDFAFALSGEEALGYLDEHHSEVILILSDINMPGMTGIELLSRIRQSYEKPPPVVMMITAYGDDENRHQAMEKGANEFLTKPLDFTLLKEKLNTFIHD from the coding sequence ATGCACACAAAAATTTTAGTTGTTGATGACGAGGCTGATGTACAGCCATTATTTATCCAACGTTTCCGCAAGGAAATAAAAAACGGTGAATTCGATTTTGCCTTTGCCTTGTCGGGCGAAGAAGCGCTTGGCTACCTGGACGAGCACCACTCTGAAGTGATCCTTATTTTGTCGGATATCAACATGCCCGGGATGACGGGTATCGAGTTATTGTCGCGCATCAGGCAGTCGTATGAAAAACCGCCGCCGGTGGTAATGATGATCACGGCTTATGGCGATGATGAGAACCGGCACCAGGCGATGGAAAAAGGCGCCAACGAGTTTTTAACCAAGCCACTTGATTTTACCCTTTTAAAGGAAAAATTAAACACTTTTATTCACGATTAA
- a CDS encoding sensor histidine kinase has product MEFFSYLAAFLLVKRIQKSLAFSTARAKWMSQLTLASWIVVGICIPAVIYLHSGWPSILGGALLLGAIWFANSEADFQPFNSFIKAHLPLGAASILAGLTEVVAPKFYDKYDNFFEFAIIAGFVWIFARWATTKKQREELNLANQQNIMLDKLVAERTAELTQQKNELQQTLELLQTTQQQLIQSEKLASLGELTAGIAHEIQNPLNFVNNFSEVSIELVDEMEQELAKGDTDEAIAIAADIKQNLEKIIHHGKRADGIVKGMLQHSRASSNTKEATDINKLADEYLRLAYHGLRAKDKSFNAEMITHLDETLPMANVVPQDVGRVLLNLFTNAFYAVQEKQKNAGAGYKPTITLSTKSITAPGAKGSQSIEIAVQDNGTGIPDSVKEKIMQPFFTTKPTGQGTGLGLSLSHDIVVKGHGGTINIDTKEGEFTKFTVTIPV; this is encoded by the coding sequence ATGGAGTTTTTTTCCTACCTCGCCGCATTTTTACTGGTAAAACGCATACAAAAATCACTTGCATTTTCAACTGCAAGGGCTAAGTGGATGTCGCAACTTACGCTCGCATCGTGGATAGTTGTAGGGATTTGTATCCCTGCTGTAATTTATTTGCACAGTGGTTGGCCATCCATATTGGGTGGTGCATTGCTTTTAGGAGCTATATGGTTTGCCAATAGCGAAGCCGATTTTCAGCCATTCAACTCGTTTATAAAGGCGCATCTGCCTTTAGGCGCGGCCAGTATCTTAGCCGGGCTAACAGAGGTGGTCGCCCCCAAATTTTACGACAAATACGACAACTTTTTTGAATTCGCCATAATCGCTGGTTTCGTTTGGATATTTGCCCGTTGGGCCACTACTAAAAAGCAGCGCGAGGAGCTTAATTTAGCCAATCAGCAAAATATCATGCTTGACAAACTGGTTGCCGAACGCACCGCCGAGCTTACCCAACAAAAAAACGAATTACAGCAAACCCTAGAACTGCTGCAAACTACCCAGCAACAACTCATCCAATCGGAAAAACTCGCTTCATTAGGCGAACTCACAGCAGGTATCGCCCATGAAATACAAAACCCGTTGAATTTTGTAAATAACTTCTCCGAAGTTAGCATAGAACTGGTAGATGAGATGGAGCAGGAATTAGCCAAAGGCGATACGGACGAAGCCATTGCCATTGCTGCCGATATCAAACAAAATCTCGAAAAAATCATCCACCATGGCAAACGGGCCGACGGCATTGTAAAGGGCATGCTGCAGCACAGCCGCGCCAGCAGCAATACCAAGGAGGCTACCGATATCAATAAATTAGCCGACGAATACCTGCGGCTGGCTTATCATGGACTAAGGGCCAAGGATAAATCCTTCAATGCTGAAATGATTACGCATCTGGACGAAACATTGCCTATGGCAAATGTTGTTCCGCAGGACGTCGGAAGAGTATTGCTCAATTTATTTACCAACGCGTTTTATGCAGTGCAGGAAAAGCAAAAAAATGCCGGCGCCGGTTATAAACCCACCATTACGCTGAGTACAAAGTCAATTACGGCGCCTGGCGCTAAGGGCAGCCAAAGCATTGAAATTGCTGTGCAGGATAACGGTACCGGCATACCCGACAGCGTAAAAGAAAAAATAATGCAGCCCTTTTTTACGACCAAACCTACCGGGCAGGGCACCGGGCTGGGCCTGTCATTAAGCCATGATATCGTTGTAAAAGGCCATGGCGGCACTATAAATATTGATACCAAAGAAGGCGAATTCACAAAATTCACAGTCACCATACCGGTTTAA
- a CDS encoding pentapeptide repeat-containing protein, translating to MENNNDVVTITEAIKVISVKRAMIDHSTFEDVSAKNLKITDANLSDMEIEGAQLGGAYIHNIGMPPAGHPFYDPDARQRPLKFEDCDLNGSSIVNCNLSGVNIIGCNIKGLMINGIAVEDLLK from the coding sequence ATGGAAAATAATAATGATGTTGTTACGATTACTGAAGCTATAAAAGTGATTAGCGTAAAGCGCGCGATGATCGATCATTCAACGTTTGAAGACGTGAGCGCGAAAAATTTAAAAATTACAGATGCAAACCTGAGTGATATGGAAATTGAGGGTGCGCAACTCGGAGGCGCCTATATTCATAACATCGGCATGCCACCCGCAGGTCATCCGTTTTATGATCCTGACGCAAGGCAAAGGCCACTCAAATTTGAGGATTGCGATCTGAACGGATCCAGCATTGTCAATTGTAACCTTAGTGGTGTTAACATTATTGGCTGCAATATAAAAGGCCTGATGATAAATGGAATAGCTGTTGAAGACTTGCTTAAGTAA
- a CDS encoding DUF5655 domain-containing protein yields the protein MTKKNMWTCPLCNQQFVNTNQVHSCRDKELADFFIGKSQYTLDLFDHFINEYRHIGDVKIHPTKSMISIGSRKRFAYIIQLGKNFIDVVFPFKQAYQDNLCFNKIKPVPGSDDYNHHLRIYFKEDINDEVRMYMKIAFENGI from the coding sequence ATGACCAAAAAAAACATGTGGACCTGCCCCTTATGTAACCAGCAATTTGTAAACACCAACCAGGTGCATTCGTGCCGGGATAAGGAGTTGGCTGATTTCTTTATTGGCAAAAGCCAGTATACGCTGGATCTATTTGATCATTTTATAAACGAATACCGGCACATTGGCGATGTAAAAATACATCCAACCAAATCGATGATTTCAATAGGCTCGCGTAAACGCTTTGCCTACATTATACAGTTGGGCAAAAATTTCATCGATGTGGTTTTTCCGTTCAAACAGGCTTACCAGGATAATTTATGCTTCAATAAAATAAAACCGGTGCCGGGCAGCGATGATTATAACCATCATTTACGGATTTACTTTAAAGAGGATATCAATGACGAGGTAAGGATGTATATGAAGATAGCTTTTGAAAACGGTATTTGA
- a CDS encoding ABC transporter permease: MIKIHFKIAWRILIRQKTFSLVNILGLAIGMAACLLIVQYISFERSYDNFHVNAGSIYRIKHQNYSQGNLIENLPRTYSAVGPALKSQFPEVREMTRIVKMTGLATSRQPNGSLVAFNEKSIYVADPSFLRQFSFPMTEGSPGALQNPNTVVITEATAKKYFPGQDAIGKTINLQEQNSGTNITATVTGICKNVPANSQLQFDFVFSGDQKAGNWSYPDSYTYIQLSPNTNPKAFEAKLSAFLKSSISQVSKTNNNSNTQGKSDLTHISLTLQPLREIHLYSNLTDEISPGGNGSMVWYLGIIAALILIIAYVNYLNLTTAKVIERAKEVGIRKVLGSQRVQLIKQFLFESFLLNIISLAIAAFFVSLAMPWFSKLCGVDLNFDLWKGFSFLIAFVTILVSGVLLSAIYPALILSSYKPVQVLKGKFTNSAQSITLRKALVIFQFAATIVFMIGTLVVYRQVNYMKNQNKGMDMKQTLIVVAPQNVRATDLDNLKYRAKDSTFQTELSLNPQVQGITSSSSIPGQIIDYIMAYTSHAQTPGEKSLRLSTFEIGSKFIDQFGIKLVAGDKFTADSWNRKTPAMMLNEAAVTSLGFKNPKDAIGKLVETKNGRGRVFQNEIVGVIQNFHQTSLKDDFTPIVFRLSDPGSVTHYELKLKSSNLPQAIAQVEKTYKSIYPESAFEYFFLDDFFNQQYKAEQHFGQVFTLFSGFAVFVACLGLFGLTLTTITQRIKEIGIRKVLGASVSNILLLISKDFIGLIAIAAVIAFPLAYWGSDQWLQAYKFRISFNAWYFALPMLIAFLLAAITISFQSIRAAMANPVKSLKTE, from the coding sequence ATGATAAAGATCCATTTCAAAATTGCCTGGCGCATCTTAATCCGCCAGAAAACATTTTCGCTTGTTAATATCCTTGGCCTTGCCATCGGGATGGCGGCTTGCCTGCTGATTGTACAATACATCAGCTTTGAGCGAAGCTATGATAATTTCCATGTTAATGCCGGCAGCATTTACCGCATTAAACATCAAAACTACAGCCAGGGTAATTTAATTGAAAATCTGCCACGGACCTATTCTGCCGTCGGCCCGGCTTTGAAATCCCAATTTCCGGAAGTACGGGAAATGACCAGGATCGTAAAAATGACAGGATTAGCCACTTCGCGCCAGCCAAACGGCTCATTGGTGGCTTTTAACGAAAAAAGTATTTATGTCGCAGACCCGTCTTTTTTACGGCAATTCTCATTTCCGATGACTGAGGGATCGCCTGGTGCGCTTCAAAATCCAAACACCGTGGTTATTACTGAAGCAACAGCCAAAAAATATTTTCCCGGGCAGGATGCCATTGGCAAAACGATTAATTTACAGGAACAAAACTCGGGCACCAATATCACGGCCACCGTTACGGGGATATGTAAAAACGTACCTGCAAACTCACAGCTGCAATTTGATTTTGTATTTTCCGGAGACCAAAAGGCAGGTAACTGGAGTTACCCGGACAGTTATACCTACATTCAACTATCGCCAAATACAAACCCGAAAGCTTTTGAAGCCAAACTCTCGGCTTTTTTAAAAAGCAGCATCAGCCAGGTCAGCAAAACCAATAATAACAGCAACACACAGGGCAAAAGTGATTTAACCCATATCTCACTCACACTACAGCCACTCAGGGAGATCCATTTGTATTCAAACCTGACAGACGAGATCAGCCCCGGCGGCAATGGCAGCATGGTTTGGTACCTGGGTATTATCGCCGCGTTGATATTAATAATTGCCTATGTAAATTACTTAAACCTAACCACGGCAAAAGTGATAGAAAGGGCCAAAGAAGTAGGCATCCGAAAAGTATTGGGGTCGCAGCGGGTGCAACTGATCAAACAATTTTTGTTTGAGTCATTCCTGCTGAATATCATTAGTTTGGCAATAGCCGCATTTTTTGTATCACTGGCCATGCCCTGGTTTAGTAAATTGTGCGGGGTAGATTTAAACTTTGATTTATGGAAGGGCTTTTCATTTTTAATCGCATTTGTTACCATATTAGTATCTGGCGTACTGTTATCCGCCATCTACCCGGCACTTATACTCTCCAGCTATAAACCCGTACAGGTATTAAAAGGAAAATTTACGAATTCGGCGCAAAGCATCACGTTGCGCAAAGCATTGGTGATTTTCCAGTTTGCTGCTACTATTGTCTTTATGATTGGCACATTGGTGGTTTACCGGCAGGTGAATTACATGAAAAACCAAAATAAAGGGATGGATATGAAACAGACCCTCATTGTGGTAGCGCCGCAAAATGTAAGGGCTACCGACCTGGATAACCTGAAATACAGGGCAAAGGACAGCACCTTTCAAACAGAATTATCGCTAAACCCGCAGGTGCAAGGCATCACCTCGTCATCCAGCATACCCGGACAGATCATCGACTATATCATGGCGTACACCAGCCACGCGCAAACGCCCGGCGAAAAAAGCCTGAGGCTTTCCACCTTTGAAATTGGCAGCAAATTCATCGATCAATTCGGCATAAAGCTCGTTGCGGGTGATAAATTTACAGCAGATAGCTGGAACCGTAAAACACCGGCCATGATGCTGAATGAAGCTGCCGTCACTTCGCTTGGCTTTAAAAATCCTAAAGACGCCATCGGCAAACTGGTAGAAACGAAGAACGGCAGGGGGCGGGTTTTTCAGAATGAAATTGTGGGCGTGATCCAAAACTTTCATCAAACCTCGTTGAAAGACGACTTCACGCCTATTGTGTTCAGGCTAAGCGACCCGGGCAGCGTTACCCATTACGAACTGAAATTAAAAAGCAGCAATCTACCGCAGGCCATTGCACAGGTAGAAAAAACCTACAAAAGCATTTACCCGGAATCAGCTTTTGAATATTTCTTTTTAGATGACTTTTTCAACCAGCAGTATAAAGCCGAGCAGCATTTCGGGCAGGTATTTACCTTGTTTTCGGGCTTTGCTGTTTTTGTTGCTTGCCTGGGTTTGTTCGGATTAACGCTCACCACCATCACCCAGCGCATCAAAGAAATCGGTATCCGCAAGGTATTGGGGGCATCCGTATCCAATATCCTGCTGCTTATCTCAAAAGATTTTATCGGTCTGATCGCTATCGCCGCTGTTATTGCATTCCCCCTGGCTTACTGGGGCAGCGATCAATGGCTGCAAGCATATAAATTCCGTATCAGCTTTAATGCCTGGTATTTTGCCCTCCCCATGCTTATTGCTTTTTTATTGGCGGCTATCACCATTAGTTTCCAAAGCATCAGGGCTGCAATGGCAAACCCGGTTAAAAGTTTAAAAACGGAGTAA
- a CDS encoding ABC transporter permease: MIKNYFKTAWRSLRRNKSYATINIAGLSIGIAACLLIFLVVQYETSFDNFHANKDHIYRVCTLSKDPDGNHLESGLPLPVAEGLRIDFPELKQVAGILRNDGSHYSIQNADGTKKKFKEDDAYYCEPQFYSIFNFGWLAGNKKTALAEPNTVVLSEDEGNRFFGDWHKAMGKIVRYENKTDLKVTGIVKNSPANTDFPIRLLISFATDRQPGSDNYSNLKDWVSTFGDNSCFVVLPGNMPVSKFNADLVAMAKRRKPAPYNTSQVFTLQPLADMHYSTETGVYSGHTFSKQLIDVISLIGLFLLIIACVNFINLATAQAVNRSKEVGIRKVLGSNRKQLAVQFITETFLITLFAVLLAIGVAQAALPFLNQLLDIKLSSAFLAEPVLWLFLAGTMVLVTLLSGLYPAAVISGFNPITALKNRVMSRRATGISLRQVLVVFQFCIAQVLVIGTLVVVYQMQYFHNKSLGFNKDAIVNVSFPGDSLSRSKLKTMRDELLQQPGITEVSYSFASPSDNNGWGSDFKYNNAPQQTKFNASLKWADANYFKLYGLKFVAGGPYKTSDTLSGWVVNETMLAKLGVTDPEKAIGKYIKLWDDPHKNFQIVGVIKDFNVRSLKDAIPPVLMGSWNAVYQRINIKISPQNVNQTLAGIERIWNQSFPDGIYEYQFLDKKIADFYKSEDQLSQLYKIFAGISIFISCLGLYGLISFMVVQRIKEVGIRKTLGASVGNIVYLFSKEFTVLIIIAFAISAPLGWFGMNKWFLQGYTYKITIGPGIFLLAILASVSIAWITVGYKAVRAALTNPVESLRSE, translated from the coding sequence ATGATAAAAAACTATTTTAAAACCGCTTGGCGCAGTTTGCGCCGGAACAAAAGCTATGCTACTATTAATATTGCAGGTTTGTCAATCGGCATTGCAGCCTGCCTGTTGATTTTCCTGGTTGTTCAGTACGAGACGAGCTTTGACAACTTCCATGCCAACAAGGACCATATTTATAGGGTATGCACGCTTTCAAAAGACCCTGACGGCAACCACCTGGAAAGCGGGCTGCCGTTGCCTGTTGCCGAAGGCTTGAGGATTGATTTCCCTGAATTGAAGCAAGTAGCCGGGATCCTTCGCAATGATGGCTCGCATTATTCGATACAGAATGCAGACGGAACTAAAAAGAAGTTCAAGGAGGATGATGCCTATTATTGCGAGCCGCAGTTTTACAGCATTTTTAATTTTGGCTGGCTGGCGGGCAATAAGAAAACGGCTTTGGCCGAACCCAATACCGTGGTACTTTCGGAAGATGAGGGGAACCGCTTTTTCGGCGACTGGCACAAGGCCATGGGCAAAATTGTGCGGTACGAAAACAAAACCGACCTGAAAGTAACCGGCATCGTAAAAAACTCGCCCGCCAATACTGATTTCCCGATACGCCTATTGATTTCATTTGCTACCGACCGCCAGCCCGGCTCCGATAATTACAGTAACCTGAAGGACTGGGTAAGTACTTTTGGCGACAATAGCTGCTTTGTTGTTTTACCCGGCAATATGCCGGTAAGCAAATTTAATGCTGATTTGGTTGCCATGGCCAAACGCCGCAAGCCGGCGCCTTACAATACTTCGCAGGTTTTCACCCTTCAGCCTTTGGCTGACATGCATTACAGTACTGAAACCGGCGTTTATAGCGGCCATACCTTCAGTAAACAGTTGATAGATGTTATCAGCCTGATCGGGCTTTTTCTGCTGATCATCGCCTGCGTTAACTTTATTAACCTGGCTACCGCGCAGGCGGTTAACCGCTCAAAAGAAGTGGGTATACGCAAGGTATTGGGCAGCAACCGAAAACAGCTTGCCGTTCAGTTTATTACAGAAACATTCCTGATCACACTTTTTGCGGTGTTACTGGCTATCGGCGTGGCGCAGGCGGCACTTCCATTTTTAAACCAGTTGCTGGATATAAAACTGAGTAGCGCCTTTTTGGCTGAACCTGTTTTATGGCTGTTTTTAGCCGGCACCATGGTGCTGGTTACGCTGCTTTCGGGGTTATACCCAGCCGCAGTAATATCGGGTTTTAACCCCATAACTGCGCTAAAAAACAGGGTGATGTCGCGCAGGGCTACCGGCATTTCGCTGCGGCAGGTACTGGTGGTTTTCCAGTTTTGCATTGCGCAGGTGCTGGTTATCGGCACGCTGGTGGTGGTTTACCAAATGCAATATTTTCACAATAAATCATTAGGTTTTAACAAGGACGCCATTGTTAATGTGTCCTTCCCGGGTGATAGCCTTAGCCGCAGCAAGCTGAAAACAATGCGTGATGAGCTGTTGCAGCAACCGGGTATTACAGAAGTAAGTTACAGCTTCGCCAGCCCGTCGGACAATAACGGCTGGGGCAGCGATTTCAAGTACAACAATGCCCCGCAACAAACAAAATTTAATGCTTCTTTAAAATGGGCCGATGCCAATTATTTTAAACTGTACGGCCTTAAATTTGTAGCCGGTGGCCCTTATAAAACAAGTGATACCTTATCCGGTTGGGTAGTAAATGAAACTATGCTGGCTAAACTGGGCGTTACCGACCCGGAAAAAGCGATTGGCAAGTACATTAAATTATGGGACGATCCTCATAAAAATTTCCAGATCGTGGGAGTAATTAAGGATTTCAACGTCCGGTCGCTTAAAGATGCCATTCCGCCGGTGCTGATGGGCTCATGGAACGCCGTTTATCAAAGGATCAATATCAAAATATCGCCACAAAACGTTAACCAAACGCTGGCAGGCATAGAAAGAATCTGGAACCAGTCTTTCCCCGATGGCATATACGAATACCAGTTTCTTGATAAAAAAATAGCTGACTTTTATAAAAGCGAGGACCAGCTTTCGCAACTGTATAAAATATTTGCCGGCATTTCCATTTTTATATCCTGCCTTGGCTTATATGGCCTCATTTCATTTATGGTGGTACAGCGTATTAAAGAGGTCGGCATCCGAAAAACCCTTGGCGCTTCTGTAGGCAACATCGTTTACCTGTTCTCAAAGGAGTTTACCGTGCTTATTATCATCGCCTTTGCCATCTCTGCGCCCTTAGGCTGGTTTGGTATGAACAAATGGTTTTTACAGGGTTACACCTACAAAATAACTATCGGTCCCGGCATTTTTTTGCTGGCAATATTGGCTTCGGTTTCCATTGCGTGGATAACCGTAGGATACAAAGCGGTAAGGGCCGCACTAACCAACCCGGTGGAGAGTTTGAGGAGTGAGTGA
- a CDS encoding ABC transporter permease: MIKNYFKIAYRQLRKQKMYAAIKIGGFAFSIAACLLIALYIRNEMSYDKSYPDTDRIFRVVGIYTNNGTVNKGVEWPAPLARALKNDFPQIKASGRLMPNTLMGAGTAELRRADQQENSYEEGITFADQSMLDILKLPMVYGDRTHALASPRTFVMSRRKADKYFPGQNPVGKVMYFNNDKTQPYTVGGVMENFPATSHLQYDFLVTLAGKEFWKGEQTNWGDYNYPSYVLLKPGTNAKEFGLKITRDVVRNYLLPEFKKGGMKNAEQEAAKFKLVLQPVSDINLYSYDIPDGLSHGDVRFVWLFGGVAAFILIIACINFVNLATAKSANRAKEVGLRKVVGSYRSSLIKQFLTESLLYSCLSFIMGLGLAWLLLPYFNTLSSKSLSIPWGQWWLLPVILLSAFVIGIIAGLYPAFYLSAFKPVQVLKGAISTGSKGSVLRNSLVVFQFTASIMLIIGTMVIYNQMHYILNQKVGFDKDQVVIVQGANTLGDKNVKTFKNELQKIAAVKSVSISDYLPIAGGTKRNGNTFFIDGRTKLDAGVGGQFWQIDDTYLKTLGMKLVEGRNFSYDMSDDTAGKTLIINQTLAKKLNLKHPIGARITQGYTFTVIGVVQDFNFESMHDKIGPLALHFGLSPSMVSVKISGTNVKNTLQAIAATWKTFAPNQPIRYSFMDESFANMYADVTRMGHIFTTFAVLAIIIACLGLFALSAFMAEQRSREIGIRKVLGASVSGITTLLSLDFVKLVALAIIIASPIAWWGMNKWLQGFAYAVPLQWWIFATAGLGAVLIALITVSFQSIKAALMNPVRSLKSE, from the coding sequence ATGATTAAAAACTATTTCAAAATCGCTTACAGGCAATTGCGCAAACAAAAAATGTATGCGGCTATCAAGATCGGGGGCTTTGCGTTCAGCATCGCGGCTTGTTTGTTAATTGCCTTATATATCCGTAACGAGATGAGTTACGATAAATCGTACCCGGATACTGACCGTATTTTCCGCGTTGTTGGTATTTATACAAATAACGGCACCGTTAATAAAGGTGTCGAATGGCCGGCGCCGCTGGCCAGGGCCCTAAAAAATGATTTTCCGCAAATAAAAGCATCGGGCCGGCTGATGCCCAACACTTTGATGGGCGCGGGCACTGCCGAACTGCGCCGGGCCGACCAGCAGGAAAACAGCTACGAGGAAGGTATCACTTTTGCTGATCAAAGCATGCTGGATATATTAAAGCTGCCCATGGTTTATGGCGATCGCACACATGCCCTGGCCAGCCCGCGTACTTTTGTAATGTCCAGGAGAAAAGCCGACAAGTATTTCCCCGGTCAAAATCCTGTAGGCAAGGTGATGTACTTTAACAACGACAAAACCCAACCTTATACCGTTGGCGGCGTGATGGAGAACTTTCCCGCGACATCCCACCTCCAATACGACTTTTTGGTAACCTTGGCCGGTAAGGAATTTTGGAAGGGCGAACAAACAAATTGGGGCGATTACAATTACCCCAGTTATGTGCTGCTGAAGCCTGGCACCAACGCGAAGGAATTTGGGCTGAAAATTACGAGAGATGTTGTGCGGAACTATTTACTGCCTGAATTTAAAAAGGGCGGCATGAAAAACGCCGAGCAGGAGGCCGCCAAGTTTAAACTGGTGTTGCAGCCCGTGAGCGATATCAACCTTTATTCGTACGATATCCCGGACGGGCTTTCCCATGGCGACGTCCGCTTTGTATGGCTATTCGGTGGCGTAGCGGCATTTATCCTTATTATTGCCTGTATCAATTTTGTTAACCTGGCCACTGCAAAATCAGCCAACCGGGCTAAGGAAGTGGGCCTGCGAAAAGTAGTAGGCTCGTACCGCAGCAGTTTGATCAAACAGTTTTTAACCGAATCGCTGCTGTATAGCTGTCTATCTTTTATCATGGGGTTAGGGCTGGCGTGGTTGTTACTTCCATATTTTAACACACTGTCTTCCAAGTCACTATCCATACCGTGGGGGCAGTGGTGGCTGCTGCCGGTGATCTTACTTTCGGCTTTTGTCATCGGCATCATTGCGGGCTTATACCCCGCGTTTTACCTGTCGGCATTTAAGCCGGTCCAGGTGCTAAAAGGCGCTATCAGCACCGGCAGCAAAGGCTCGGTATTGCGTAACAGCCTGGTAGTCTTCCAATTTACAGCGTCCATTATGCTCATCATTGGCACCATGGTTATTTATAACCAGATGCACTACATCCTTAACCAAAAAGTTGGGTTTGATAAGGACCAGGTTGTTATAGTGCAGGGCGCCAATACGCTGGGCGATAAAAACGTGAAAACCTTTAAAAACGAACTTCAAAAAATAGCAGCGGTAAAAAGCGTTTCCATCAGCGATTACCTGCCCATTGCAGGCGGCACCAAACGCAATGGCAATACCTTTTTTATTGATGGCAGAACCAAACTGGATGCAGGTGTAGGCGGCCAGTTTTGGCAAATTGATGACACCTACCTTAAAACCCTGGGAATGAAACTGGTTGAAGGCCGCAATTTTTCGTACGATATGTCCGACGACACTGCCGGTAAAACTCTTATTATCAATCAAACGCTTGCCAAAAAACTCAATCTTAAACACCCTATTGGCGCGCGCATTACGCAGGGCTATACGTTCACAGTGATCGGCGTGGTGCAGGATTTCAATTTTGAATCGATGCACGACAAGATCGGCCCGCTTGCGCTTCACTTCGGCCTTAGCCCATCTATGGTTAGCGTAAAAATCAGCGGCACGAATGTCAAAAACACACTGCAGGCTATTGCCGCCACCTGGAAAACATTTGCGCCCAACCAGCCGATCCGTTATTCCTTTATGGACGAAAGCTTCGCCAATATGTATGCCGACGTAACACGCATGGGCCATATTTTTACCACGTTTGCCGTATTGGCAATCATTATTGCCTGCCTGGGCCTGTTTGCCCTGTCAGCATTTATGGCCGAGCAGCGCAGCAGGGAGATCGGCATCCGCAAGGTGCTGGGCGCCAGTGTAAGCGGTATCACAACGCTGTTATCGTTGGATTTTGTAAAACTGGTGGCGCTGGCCATCATCATCGCCTCGCCCATAGCCTGGTGGGGAATGAACAAGTGGCTGCAGGGGTTTGCCTATGCCGTGCCCCTTCAGTGGTGGATTTTCGCCACTGCCGGCCTTGGGGCCGTATTGATCGCGCTCATTACTGTTAGCTTTCAATCCATAAAAGCAGCACTGATGAACCCGGTGAGGAGCCTGAAATCGGAGTGA